The following proteins are co-located in the Spea bombifrons isolate aSpeBom1 chromosome 3, aSpeBom1.2.pri, whole genome shotgun sequence genome:
- the BMP2 gene encoding bone morphogenetic protein 2 → MVAGIRGLLLLLLYQVLLSGCTGLIPEVGRRKYTESGWASPQQSLGILNQFELRLLNMFGLKRRPTPGKNIVIPQYMLELYHMHAGHLAEGQDKPPMDYQSERVASQANTVRSFHHEESMEELPESIERTVQRFFFNLTSIPSEEMITSAELRIFREQIQEPFESDLSKLHRINIYDIVKPAASASRGPLTRLLDTRLIHHNVSIWESFDVTPAVIRWIAHRQPNHGFVVEVTPLDNDKNVPKKHVRISRSLVQDKDNWSQIRPLLVTFGHDGKGHPLHKREKRQARHRQRKRLKSSCRRHPLYVDFSDVGWNDWIVAPPGYHAFYCHGECPFPLADHLNSTNHAIVQTLVNSVNSNIPKACCVPTELSAISMLYLDENEKVVLKNYQDMVVEGCGCR, encoded by the exons ATGGTAGCCGGGATCCGCGGTCTGCTCCTTCTGCTGCTGTATCAGGTCCTACTGAGTGGCTGCACTGGTCTTATTCCAGAGGTGGGAAGAAGGAAGTACACAGAGTCTGGGTGGGCATCTCCGCAGCAGTCACTGGGCATCCTCAACCAGTTCGAGCTCCGTTTGCTCAATATGTTTGGCTTGAAGAGGCGTCCAACCCCTGGCAAGAACATTGTGATCCCCCAATATATGCTGGAATTGTACCATATGCATGCAGGCCATCTGGCCGAGGGCCAAGATAAGCCCCCTATGGATTATCAGAGTGAGCGTGTTGCCAGCCAAGCAAACACAGTCAGGAGCTTTCACCACGAAG aatCCATGGAGGAGCTCCCTGAATCCATTGAAAGGACCGTACAACGATTCTTCTTTAATCTGACTTCCATTCCCAGTGAAGAAATGATCACCTCGGCTGAACTTCGGATATTTCGAGAGCAGATTCAAGAGCCATTTGAGAGTGATCTTAGCAAGCTACATCGTATtaacatttatgatattgtaaaGCCAGCAGCCTCTGCATCAAGGGGCCCCTTGACAAGACTATTGGATACTAGATTAATACATCATAACGTAAGCATATGGGAAAGCTTTGATGTCACGCCAGCTGTTATAAGATGGATTGCACATAGACAGCCTAATCATGGATTTGTTGTAGAAGTAACTCCTTTGGACAATGACAAAAATGTTCCCAAGAAGCATGTGCGGATTAGCAGGTCATTAGTTCAAGACAAAGACAATTGGTCTCAAATAAGACCACTTCTGGTAACTTTTGGCCATGATGGCAAAGGACATCCTCTTCACAAGAGAGAGAAGCGACAAGCAAGGCACAGGCAGCGGAAACGCCTCAAATCGAGCTGCCGAAGACATCCGTTATATGTGGACTTCAGTGACGTTGGCTGGAATGACTGGATTGTTGCCCCACCTGGGTACCATGCTTTTTACTGCCATGGCGAATGCCCCTTTCCTCTAGCAGATCATTTAAACTCTACAAATCATGCAATTGTACAAACTTTGGTCAATTCGGTTAATTCAAATATCCCTAAAGCTTGCTGCGTCCCCACGGAACTAAGTGCCATCTCAATGCTCTACCTTGATGAGAATGAGAAAGTTGTCCTAAAAAATTACCAAGATATGGTTGTGGAAGGGTGCGGTTGCCGTTAA